CGGAGCTGCCCTGCGCATGCGCATTGCCAGCGGCATGGCGCGTCGCCTCGGCGGCGACATCCGGTTGATCGAGGAGGAGGACGGCACCACCGTCGCGATCACGATTCCGGCGGTGCCGTAGTCGGTCAGGCGTCGCGCACCAGGGGACGGGTCACCTCGTCGAAGACGCCGCCGGCCGGAATCGCCACGCAGTTCCACGCGTTTGCATAGTCGCGATCCAGCGTGCCGTCGATCCGCAGCCGCCAGATCCGGTAGTCGGACCCGAGCAGCTCCCGCACCGCATCCAGCCCGTACGTGCGCTGCCCCAGCTCGTTGAACTCGAAGATGATCAGCGGTCGACGCGCAGCGAGGATCGAGCGCATGCCCGTCAGCACCAGCAGCTCTGCTCCCTCCGCATCGATCAGCACGATCAGCTCGGCATCACCGGGCGCGAGCTCGTCGTCCAGGCGCGCCGTCGGTGCGGCGTCCCCGTCGCCGGGAGCGCCTGACAGGTCCAGGCGGGACAGCACGGGAAAGTCGCGGTTCACCGAGAAGGCCGCGGCACGACCGTCTGCCACGGCACGTTCGCGAACCTCCACGTTGCCGGCGCCGCTCAGCCTGACGCTCTCGCGCAGGTTCGCGGCCGTGCGCGGGTCCGGCTCGTAGCCGATGGCCTGAACGACCCGCTCGTGCCGCGCCACGTCCAGCAGCACCTCACCCACGTTGGCCCCGACGTCGACGAACTGCACCGGGGCGCCCACACTGTCGAGCACCCGGCCCAGGAACGTGTGCGTCTCCGGCTCGTTCCAGTCCCCGGCAACCAGCCGTCCGTAGGCCGTCGCGAGCTGCGGATCGAACGCAAAGGTGAGCCCCCGTGACTCGAATGCCCGTCCGTCCCGGACCAGACGCAGCATCCGCCCCAGGCCGGGCAGGTTGCGACCCGTCCGGTCCTTGATCATCCCGTACAGCCGCGCGTACTGCCGCGCCAGCGCCCAGCGCGCCTGGTGCATTGCTCTCCGTGGTCGGGGCCGTGCGAACTTCGCTGCAGAAGCGCGGGTACGGTATTCCGGAGCCGGTCCTTCGGCAATGCGAATTGACGGCATTTCTTCGGTTCCATACCTTCCTTGTGAACGGATTCACATGCGCCCGGACCATGCGGGCGCGCCTGCCCGGATCAACCATGCGTAAGGTCTCGCCGTCGACGGTCGGCCGTCTGTCGATCTATCTGCGTGTCCTGAGCGAGCTGGAGGGACTGGGCGCGGAGACGGTCTCCAGCGAGGAGCTGGCTTCGCGCTGCGGCACGACGGCGGCCCAGGTGCGCAAGGACCTCTCGTTCTTCGGCACGTTCGGCAAGCGGGGGCGTGGCTACAGCGTGGAGGAGCTGATGTCGGCCCTGCGCTCGATCCTGGGGCTGGAGCGCCGCTACCGGGTCGCGCTGGTCGGTGCCGGCCGGATCGGCGTTGCGCTGCTCGGCTACCGCGATTTCCAGCAGCAGGGCTTCCACATCGAGGCCGTGTTCGACGCGGACCCGAAGAAGGTGGGCCAGCGCTGGGGTGGTACGACGGTGCGTCCGGACTCGGAGCTGGAGGACGCGCTCGCGGCGGAGTCGATCGACATCGTGATTGTTGCGGTGCCGGCGGAGGTCGCGCAGGCGGTGGTCGATCGCGTGGTGGCCGCGGGTGTGCGTGCGATCCTGAACTTCGCGCCGACCAAGTTGCAGGTACCGACAGGCGTGGCGCTCAAGAACGTGAACATGGCGCTGGAGCTGGAGGGACTCAGCTTCGCGCTGGCCCGGGAGTCGCGGCCGCGAACGCGGCGCTCCGCGTGAGCCCGGAGGCGGGAGGCAGCATGGGTGGGGAGCAGCGCGTACGAGTGACCTCGGAGATCGGTCCGCTCCGGTCGGTGATCTGTCACACGCCGGGTCCGGAGCTGCTCGCGGTGACACCGGCCACGCGCGAGGATTTCCTTTACGACGACATCATCGACCTGGAGCAGGCGCGGCGTGAGCATCACCGCTTCACGGCGCTGCTGTCGCGCTTTGCCGAGGTGCACGAGGTCAGCGAGCTGCTCGAGGAGGTGATGGACATCCCCGAGTGCCGTCGCTTCCTGATCGAGCGGGTGATGGACGTCGCACAGTCGGAGCCGCTGGCGCGCCAGCTGGAGCCCATGCCGGCGGCCGAGCTGGTCAGCCTGTTCATCGAGGGACGCGAGGTCCAGTCGGCGGGCCCGCTGCAGGAATTGCTCGGCCGTGCGGCGCACGACCTGCCGCCGCTGCCCAACCTGTTCTTCACGCGCGACGCGGCGATGTCGATCAACGACGGCGTGATCGTCGGTTCGATGCGTCACACCGTGCGCTGGTCGGAGGAGATCCTGATGAAGGCGCTCTTCCAGTACCATCCGCGCCTCCGCAACAGCGGCCTGATCTACGACGGCAGCGAGGAGCGGCGCGCGGGCTACACGATCGAGGGCGGCGACGTGCACATCATCCGCCCCGACCTCGTCGTCATGGGGCTGTCGGAACGAAGCAGCCCCGGCGCGTTCGACACGATCGCGGAGCGGCTCGCCAGGCAGGGCGTGACCGACGTACTGGTCGTGGTGCTGCCGATCGACCGCGCGATGATCCACCTCGACATGATCTTCACGATGATCGACCGGGAGCATTGCGTCGTGTTCCCGCCGAGCTTCATCGGGCCGACGCGCTCGCCCGTGCTGCACTACCGCGCGGGCATGCAGGGCATGCGCGAGATGCCCAACCTGTTCACCGCGCTGCGCCAGCTCGACCTGCCGCTCGAGCCGATCATGTGTGGCGGCGAGCGCAGGACGTTCCAGGAGCGCGAGCAGTGGTCCAGCGGCTGCAACTTCGTTGCAGTGCGACCCGGCGTGATCCTCGGCTACTCGCGCAACGAGAACACGTACCGCGAGCTGGAGCGCGAGGCCGGCTACCGCATTGTCGATGCGATCGAGTTCCTGACGGGCGAGACGGACATCGAGGAGGACGAGAAGGCGGCGATCGTCTTCGAGGGCTCCGAGCTGGTGCGCGGCGGCGGCGGCGGCCGCTGCATGACCATGCCCGTCGTGCGCGACGACATCTGGTAACGATGCAGCTCCCGCTGCTCCCGCCCGAACTGCTGGTCGACACGTCGCAGCGCGCGACGTCCGGCATCCGCATCGGCCTGCCCAGAGTCGCCGAGCCGCCGCGTCCGACCTACGGCATCCGCAAGCCGCCGAAGCACGCGCCGAACGGCGTGCCGGATCCGCTGCGCGCGCTCGAGTACGTCGTCGTCGACGTCGAGACGACCGGCTCCGGCTACATGCACGGCCATCGCATCACCGAGATCGCCGCGATCCGCGTGAACGGCAGGGGCGAGGTGATGGGCGAGTTCGAGTCGCTGGTGAACCCCGACCGGCCGATCCCCGCGATCGTCTCCGCGCTGACCAACATCACGTACGACATGGTGAAGGAGGCGCCGCGCTTCTGGGAGATCGCGCCGCGCGTCTACGACCTGCTCGACGGCGCCGTGTTCGTCGCGCACAACGTGCAGTTCGACTGGGCGTTCGTGACGGAGGAGATGCGACGCGCGTCCGCGCCCGTGCTCGACAGCCGCACGCTCTGCACGGTGCGCCTGGCTCGCAAGGTCGTGCCGGAAGTGACGAGTCGCTCGCTGGACGCGCTGCAGTACTTCTTCAACGTCGACAACCAGGCGCGTCACCGCGCGTATGGCGACGCGCTCGCGACGACGACCATCTTCCGCCGGTTGCTCGACCGCCTCGAGGAGCGCGAGGTGAGCGACTGGGACGCGCTGCAGAAGTTCCTGAAGAAGCGCGCGAAGCGGAAGAAGCGGCGCGCGAACCCGCAGCCGATGGACGAGACGTGAGCGTCGTCCTGCGTTCGAACCGAATTCGCATACAGGGCCCGCAGCCGGAGGCATCGTGATCGTCGACCGTCCGCTCGTCCAGACCCGCACCATCGGTGACCTGCGCATCCACGCGATCGAGGGCGGCGGCCAGAAACTGGACGGCGGCGCAATGTTCGGCGTCGTGCCCAAGCCCCTCTGGGAAAAGCGCATCCCCGCCGACGACCGCAACCGCATCCCGCTCGCGATGCGCTGCCTGCTCGTCGAGACACCGGATGCGCTCGTGCTGATCGACAACGGCGCCGGCAACAAGGAAAACGAGAAGTTCGTCGGCATCTACGGCCTCGAGAACCGCTCGTCCGATGCGACGCTGTACCCGACCATCCTCGAGGAGGCGATCGCCGCGGCCGGGTTCAAGCCCGACGACATCGACATCATGCTCGACACGCACCTGCACTTCGATCATGCAGGCGGCAACACGTTCGTCGATCCCGACGGACAGGTGCAGCTCTCCTTCCCGCAGGCGCGCTACGTCGTGCAGAAAGGCGAGTGGGAGTACGCGCACTGGAAGAACGAACGCATCCAGGCGAGCTACCTGAAGCACAACTTCGAGCCGGTCATGGAAGCAGGGAAGCTGGAGCTGGTCGAAGGCGACGTCGAGATCGTGCCCGGTATCTCCGTGCTGCGCACCCCGGGTCACACGCCGCACCACCAGTCCGTGCTCATCCAGTCCGCCGGCGAGACCGCCATCTTCCTCGCCGACGTGATGCCCACCAGTGCGCACCTGCCGCTCCCCTGGATCATGGGTTACGACGTCGAGCCGCTGGTCACGCTGGAATCGAAGCGCTCGCTGGTGAAGCGCGCCCAGGAGGAGGACTGGCTCCTGATCTTCGAGCACGACCCGACGGTGGCGTGGGGCAGGATCGGCGAGAAGGACGGGAAGATGGCGCTGGTGGAGGGGTAGGCGGCGCGCGTTTCCTCGGCGCGTCCGCAGGAGCCCCGTTCGCCCGGTGCGATCGAGAGGCCCCGTTCGCCCGACGCGCTTTGCACCAGACCTGTTCGCCTGACAAGACCGGAGAAACGCCCCGTTCCCCCGCCAAGCATGACAGGCGCCCGGCCCGGGTGGCGCCGGAACGGTCCCTGCGCCCATTGAGCCGCCAATCGTCCTGGCGTCGCGCGGATGCCTGGCGCCGCAACGGTCATCACGACCGTTCAGTCGACAATGTTCGGGTAGGCACGTCATGCGTGGCGTGCTGGCGGGCACCAGCACGGGAGGTGTTGCCGCCCCGCCCGTCCGCCAGCTGGCGGCGCCATCACGCACGTCAGGGCTTGGCCTCCCTCAACTGGGAAGGACAACCGATGAGAAGGGATGAGGCATGGAGCATTGCAGTCGCGCTGGCACTGTCCGCCTGCGACGGCGGCGCCGTCCCACCCGGACCGGCCTCGGGGGTGGGCCTGGCGCAGATCTTCGAGTCAGTCGACACGGTGACGCTGTCTGACACGTCAGCGACGGATCCGGTCGGCGGTATCGGCGCATTTCACGAGCTTCCGGACGGTAGCTTCCTCATCGGCGATCACCTCCTCCCCCGGGTTCGCCACTATGCCGCCGATGGAACCCTCCTGGCTGCGGCCGGTCGGTACGGCAGCGGACCGACTGAGCTCCGCTCCGTTGGCGGCATCTCGTCCAGTGGTGGTCTCATCTTCGTGACCGATCCGCAGAACGGCCGCATCCAGATCTACGGGCCTGACCTGGCACATCGCATGACGCTTCGGTCGGATCTGCCGGTCCGTCGCTCGATCATTTCGATTCCCGGAGGGTTCCTCGTCTCCATTCATGTCGGGCGTGAGGGCGACAACTTCGCCGCGATCGACATGGACGGCACGGTCCGCTGGACAGGCCTTCCGCCACACCCGCGGATCCGGCAGGAGGCCTACTGGGGAAGCGTCGCGCGGCCGGGAGTGACACGCGTCACGGATCGGCTGGTCGTTACCGACGGTCTCCTCTACCCATTGAAGGTATTGGATCTGAACGGTGCTGTCGTCGATTCCATCGATTCGCCGCCGCCGTCGCATACCGAGATACCGTCGGTGGGGCGAGGCGCATTCGTCGGTCGTCAGATCGCATCCACGATACAGGCCTGGTTCGATCAGTTCACTGCGATCGGTGGCGTGTTCACGCTCGCCGACAGCATGCTCGTCGTCGCGTCGACGGCGCTGACGTCGTCTCCCACCGAGATCACCGGCAGGGCTGATTATGCGATTGACGTTTACGAGGCCGCGCGTTTCGTGAAGTATTACGAAGATGTGCCACTACCCTCCGGGGCACGTGTGATCGGAGGCGGTGAGAGTGTTTACGTTCTCCTGTCGGAGCCTCCGGAGCCATGGCGAATTCTGCGTCTGACCGGACTGCGCGCGATCATAGACACATGACCGGCCCGCAAGACAGGCAGGCCACCCTCACGGAGGAGTGCCGCTCCCACACGAGGCTTGTGCTGCATCTTGCCAAGAAGGAATCATGTGTGTGGCCGCAAACACTCACAGGGTCAGACGCCGGGGATCATCGATGCCAGGAACACACCACGCACGACTGATCCCCACGGGGGTTCTCCTGGTGCTGATCATTGCGGCACCCCACCCGGTCCTTGCGCAGGCGATCAATGTCGGCGTCACGCTCCGCGACGCATCGACCCTCGCGCCCGTTCGTGACGCTGCTGTCCGCTTCGACCCGGCCGGAAACACGGCAGTCAGCGACAGCACCGGGAGATTCACGATCCAGCTGCGGCCCGAAACCTACGAGATCACGGTCGAGCACGTCGCGTACGGGTCGCATACTACCGTATGGACACTGCCCGCCGACTCGGCCGCGCTAACCATCGAGATACGTCTCGATCAGCAGGCGATCACACTCGCTGAAGTTCGCGCCGACGCCCGGCTCTCGCGTGAAGAGTGGGAGCGCCGCGCCGAGGGGGCGGTCGTACGGCGCATCTCGCGCGAACAGCTGGATGAGGAATCACAGCGCGGCCGCAAACTCGCGGACGTATTGCGGAATCGTATCATCGGGCTGCGCATCAAGGAGGGTGTCTTCTTCACGAGCGACAACACCGTCCCCACGCGCATTCTCTGCATCGAATCCGGCAGCCGTGGTCGTGCGAGCCTGTATACGGCCCCGTCGGGAGGAGGAGGCAGCCGGCCGGTTCCGGGACGCACGCGGGCCCGCGGTTGCAACATGGTCCCGGTTTTTCGTGACGGGATCCGTCTCTTC
This genomic window from Longimicrobiales bacterium contains:
- a CDS encoding FkbM family methyltransferase; the encoded protein is MHQARWALARQYARLYGMIKDRTGRNLPGLGRMLRLVRDGRAFESRGLTFAFDPQLATAYGRLVAGDWNEPETHTFLGRVLDSVGAPVQFVDVGANVGEVLLDVARHERVVQAIGYEPDPRTAANLRESVRLSGAGNVEVRERAVADGRAAAFSVNRDFPVLSRLDLSGAPGDGDAAPTARLDDELAPGDAELIVLIDAEGAELLVLTGMRSILAARRPLIIFEFNELGQRTYGLDAVRELLGSDYRIWRLRIDGTLDRDYANAWNCVAIPAGGVFDEVTRPLVRDA
- a CDS encoding redox-sensing transcriptional repressor Rex, producing the protein MRKVSPSTVGRLSIYLRVLSELEGLGAETVSSEELASRCGTTAAQVRKDLSFFGTFGKRGRGYSVEELMSALRSILGLERRYRVALVGAGRIGVALLGYRDFQQQGFHIEAVFDADPKKVGQRWGGTTVRPDSELEDALAAESIDIVIVAVPAEVAQAVVDRVVAAGVRAILNFAPTKLQVPTGVALKNVNMALELEGLSFALARESRPRTRRSA
- a CDS encoding arginine deiminase family protein translates to MGGEQRVRVTSEIGPLRSVICHTPGPELLAVTPATREDFLYDDIIDLEQARREHHRFTALLSRFAEVHEVSELLEEVMDIPECRRFLIERVMDVAQSEPLARQLEPMPAAELVSLFIEGREVQSAGPLQELLGRAAHDLPPLPNLFFTRDAAMSINDGVIVGSMRHTVRWSEEILMKALFQYHPRLRNSGLIYDGSEERRAGYTIEGGDVHIIRPDLVVMGLSERSSPGAFDTIAERLARQGVTDVLVVVLPIDRAMIHLDMIFTMIDREHCVVFPPSFIGPTRSPVLHYRAGMQGMREMPNLFTALRQLDLPLEPIMCGGERRTFQEREQWSSGCNFVAVRPGVILGYSRNENTYRELEREAGYRIVDAIEFLTGETDIEEDEKAAIVFEGSELVRGGGGGRCMTMPVVRDDIW
- a CDS encoding 3'-5' exonuclease, whose product is MQLPLLPPELLVDTSQRATSGIRIGLPRVAEPPRPTYGIRKPPKHAPNGVPDPLRALEYVVVDVETTGSGYMHGHRITEIAAIRVNGRGEVMGEFESLVNPDRPIPAIVSALTNITYDMVKEAPRFWEIAPRVYDLLDGAVFVAHNVQFDWAFVTEEMRRASAPVLDSRTLCTVRLARKVVPEVTSRSLDALQYFFNVDNQARHRAYGDALATTTIFRRLLDRLEEREVSDWDALQKFLKKRAKRKKRRANPQPMDET
- a CDS encoding MBL fold metallo-hydrolase: MIVDRPLVQTRTIGDLRIHAIEGGGQKLDGGAMFGVVPKPLWEKRIPADDRNRIPLAMRCLLVETPDALVLIDNGAGNKENEKFVGIYGLENRSSDATLYPTILEEAIAAAGFKPDDIDIMLDTHLHFDHAGGNTFVDPDGQVQLSFPQARYVVQKGEWEYAHWKNERIQASYLKHNFEPVMEAGKLELVEGDVEIVPGISVLRTPGHTPHHQSVLIQSAGETAIFLADVMPTSAHLPLPWIMGYDVEPLVTLESKRSLVKRAQEEDWLLIFEHDPTVAWGRIGEKDGKMALVEG
- a CDS encoding carboxypeptidase regulatory-like domain-containing protein; translated protein: MPGTHHARLIPTGVLLVLIIAAPHPVLAQAINVGVTLRDASTLAPVRDAAVRFDPAGNTAVSDSTGRFTIQLRPETYEITVEHVAYGSHTTVWTLPADSAALTIEIRLDQQAITLAEVRADARLSREEWERRAEGAVVRRISREQLDEESQRGRKLADVLRNRIIGLRIKEGVFFTSDNTVPTRILCIESGSRGRASLYTAPSGGGGSRPVPGRTRARGCNMVPVFRDGIRLFDPGSMLIDYSLEDLDRVEWLSVAAAAARFGLQAENKGVLLLYTRTGAR